One genomic segment of Rhinolophus sinicus isolate RSC01 linkage group LG11, ASM3656204v1, whole genome shotgun sequence includes these proteins:
- the CNPY1 gene encoding protein canopy homolog 1 isoform X2, translating to MISLAQSEAFLTELLDNVCERMDDYKLEEDPVTKEKTFKRFAPRKGDKIYKEFKKFFFHSDAYRPLKFACETIIEEYEDEIFSLLAQEAHYLADKLCNENSDLCDASNHPEL from the exons ATG ATTTCCTTAGCCCAGTCTGAGGCGTTCCTAACAGAGCTCCTGGATAACGTGTGTGAGCGAATGGATGACTACAAGCTTGAGGAGGACCCCGTGACCAAGGAAAAGACGTTCAAGAGATTCGCTCCAAGGAAAGgagacaaaatatacaaagaatttaagaaattcttttttcattcGGATGCGTACAGACCCTTGAAATTCGCG TGTGAGACCATAATAGAGGAGTACGAAGATGAAATATTCTCACTTCTCGCCCAGGAGGCACACTACCTGGCTGACAAGCTGTGCAATGAGAACTCAG ATCTGTGTGACGCTTCTAACCACCCTGAACTCTAG
- the CNPY1 gene encoding protein canopy homolog 1 isoform X1, giving the protein MHSLERLLNTINMKTRSLRCFSGQISLAQSEAFLTELLDNVCERMDDYKLEEDPVTKEKTFKRFAPRKGDKIYKEFKKFFFHSDAYRPLKFACETIIEEYEDEIFSLLAQEAHYLADKLCNENSDLCDASNHPEL; this is encoded by the exons ATGCATTCACTGGAACGTCTTTTAAATACTATTAACATGAAGACACGTTCTCTCCGGTGTTTTTCTGGACAGATTTCCTTAGCCCAGTCTGAGGCGTTCCTAACAGAGCTCCTGGATAACGTGTGTGAGCGAATGGATGACTACAAGCTTGAGGAGGACCCCGTGACCAAGGAAAAGACGTTCAAGAGATTCGCTCCAAGGAAAGgagacaaaatatacaaagaatttaagaaattcttttttcattcGGATGCGTACAGACCCTTGAAATTCGCG TGTGAGACCATAATAGAGGAGTACGAAGATGAAATATTCTCACTTCTCGCCCAGGAGGCACACTACCTGGCTGACAAGCTGTGCAATGAGAACTCAG ATCTGTGTGACGCTTCTAACCACCCTGAACTCTAG
- the CNPY1 gene encoding protein canopy homolog 1 isoform X3, with the protein MDDYKLEEDPVTKEKTFKRFAPRKGDKIYKEFKKFFFHSDAYRPLKFACETIIEEYEDEIFSLLAQEAHYLADKLCNENSDLCDASNHPEL; encoded by the exons ATGGATGACTACAAGCTTGAGGAGGACCCCGTGACCAAGGAAAAGACGTTCAAGAGATTCGCTCCAAGGAAAGgagacaaaatatacaaagaatttaagaaattcttttttcattcGGATGCGTACAGACCCTTGAAATTCGCG TGTGAGACCATAATAGAGGAGTACGAAGATGAAATATTCTCACTTCTCGCCCAGGAGGCACACTACCTGGCTGACAAGCTGTGCAATGAGAACTCAG ATCTGTGTGACGCTTCTAACCACCCTGAACTCTAG